One window of the Agrobacterium larrymoorei genome contains the following:
- a CDS encoding DNA cytosine methyltransferase: MTFSFVSFFSGGMGLDIGLERAGGTIYAANEIDAAAVRTIKANMPDIPVFEQSIADLSGAEVLQAIGMKQGELDLVVGGPPCQSFSVYGNRSGIGDPRGQLVFEYVRMIGELLPKAFIMENVRGLHSMPLIPPKLAASVDGYHKSMSAHGSLLREIYDQFYDLGYHIDGYLVNAVNYGAPQIRERLLLIGNRIGSRANFPAPTHSNRQEDGLPPFTRLRDAILDGFEDNDSDIMDFSPRKKHYLQMVPPGGNWRSLPEEIQKESMGKSWYLKGGRSATWRRLDWNFPSPTVVTMPNHASTSMCHPDHVRALTVGECAAIQEFPRDWKLQGSAAEKYRQIGNAVPVRLGLVAGSVVQQLLAASGRHDNLTKDYAIKHLRPHVRTKSYWRNGEAFAGATGYYDEPAAEQFSFF; this comes from the coding sequence ATGACATTCTCATTCGTATCTTTTTTCTCGGGCGGAATGGGACTGGATATCGGTTTAGAACGAGCAGGCGGCACGATATATGCAGCCAATGAAATCGATGCCGCGGCTGTGAGAACGATTAAAGCAAATATGCCAGACATTCCCGTTTTCGAGCAGTCGATAGCGGATTTGTCCGGAGCCGAAGTCCTGCAAGCGATCGGCATGAAGCAAGGCGAGTTGGATCTGGTAGTAGGTGGCCCGCCATGCCAGTCATTCTCGGTATACGGCAATCGTAGTGGGATCGGTGATCCCAGAGGACAGCTAGTTTTCGAATATGTTCGAATGATTGGGGAGCTATTGCCGAAAGCTTTCATTATGGAGAATGTTCGCGGCCTGCATTCGATGCCACTCATACCACCCAAGTTAGCGGCAAGTGTCGATGGCTACCATAAGTCAATGAGCGCTCACGGAAGTCTCCTCCGTGAAATATACGATCAATTCTATGACTTGGGGTATCACATCGACGGATACTTGGTGAACGCGGTTAATTACGGCGCACCGCAGATTCGAGAACGACTACTACTTATCGGCAACCGTATCGGTTCGAGGGCTAATTTCCCCGCTCCGACACATAGTAATCGTCAAGAGGACGGACTTCCCCCATTCACCAGGTTGCGAGACGCAATCCTTGACGGATTTGAGGACAACGACTCCGACATAATGGATTTCAGCCCTCGGAAAAAACACTACTTGCAAATGGTGCCTCCGGGCGGAAACTGGCGAAGTTTACCCGAGGAAATTCAAAAGGAGTCCATGGGCAAAAGCTGGTATCTAAAAGGTGGCCGTAGTGCTACGTGGCGCAGGCTTGATTGGAATTTTCCATCGCCGACCGTAGTGACTATGCCTAACCACGCATCTACTAGTATGTGTCATCCAGATCACGTTCGAGCCTTAACCGTAGGCGAGTGCGCGGCTATACAGGAATTTCCGCGGGATTGGAAACTGCAGGGCTCGGCTGCGGAGAAATACCGGCAGATCGGGAACGCCGTTCCTGTCAGATTGGGCTTGGTAGCAGGCAGCGTCGTCCAACAGCTTCTTGCAGCGAGCGGGCGTCATGATAATCTGACTAAAGATTACGCTATCAAACACCTCCGTCCCCACGTCAGGACAAAAAGTTATTGGCGTAACGGCGAAGCGTTCGCTGGGGCTACAGGCTATTATGACGAGCCGGCGGCTGAGCAGTTCAGCTTTTTCTAG
- a CDS encoding site-specific DNA-methyltransferase — MTELNFKGKEFVYNHHLSVPFRPLEMHAEKGIGAPRLDGNLIIQGDNLQALKALLPIYAGKMDCIFIDPPYNTGNEGWAYNDNVNSPMIKEWLAANPIGIEDGLRHDKWCAMMWPRLRLLHELLAETGSFWMTLDDNEVHRAKLLLDEVFGSESYSAHIVWQSSDNSNNDAKNFSVDKNHILVYGKSDAWRPFHLDDAEKRKHFKNPDDDPKGPYFDGNPVDSPNPRENLKYKIETPNGGEINHPKNGWRWEKPTLLEKLKSGEIRFSADETRIIRRTYLRDMKGLPPSDLWIRLDKFGHNRNAKYELQSIFGGDSPFPTPKPSKLLEAILDLAVSTDATVLDSFAGSGTTAHAVLKANKLDGGSRRFILVEMEDYSDTLTAERVRRVINGYAFKGTQKTELLRERINWRTLEKPNALTDKVQAIENLHGHEFDRIKKEIKDSELVVTGEKAFAERAEGLGGEFTYCTLGPAVELDKILTGETLPDFAALGAVLFHTATNHAFNPASADFEKGYLGTSSGQHVWLIYRPDLEWLKSPEAALTLSKAREFVAAHPGDRHLVFAPARYVSQKLLAEENLPVEFVPLPFALYRIERS; from the coding sequence ATGACTGAGCTGAATTTCAAGGGCAAGGAATTCGTCTACAATCATCACCTCTCGGTTCCATTCCGCCCACTGGAAATGCATGCTGAAAAGGGAATTGGTGCGCCCCGGCTGGATGGCAATCTGATTATCCAGGGTGACAACCTGCAAGCCCTGAAGGCGCTGTTGCCAATCTATGCCGGCAAGATGGACTGCATCTTCATCGACCCTCCCTACAACACAGGCAATGAAGGCTGGGCCTACAATGACAACGTCAATTCGCCGATGATCAAGGAGTGGCTTGCGGCAAATCCGATCGGGATCGAAGATGGCCTACGCCATGACAAGTGGTGCGCCATGATGTGGCCAAGGCTTAGACTGCTCCACGAACTTCTTGCAGAGACTGGCAGCTTCTGGATGACACTGGATGACAACGAAGTTCATCGTGCCAAATTGCTGCTTGATGAAGTTTTCGGAAGTGAATCATATTCCGCCCACATCGTTTGGCAATCTTCTGACAATTCTAACAACGACGCCAAAAATTTCTCGGTCGATAAAAATCATATACTTGTATACGGAAAGTCAGATGCTTGGCGGCCGTTCCACTTAGACGATGCGGAAAAAAGGAAACACTTCAAGAATCCCGATGATGATCCTAAAGGGCCATACTTCGACGGAAATCCAGTAGACTCTCCAAACCCGCGTGAGAATCTAAAATATAAAATCGAAACGCCGAACGGGGGAGAAATAAATCATCCGAAGAATGGCTGGAGATGGGAGAAGCCAACTCTATTGGAAAAGCTTAAGAGCGGAGAAATACGATTTTCTGCTGACGAAACCAGAATAATTCGGCGAACATATCTCCGTGACATGAAGGGTTTGCCTCCATCTGACCTTTGGATAAGATTGGATAAATTCGGCCACAACCGAAATGCAAAATATGAACTTCAATCGATATTCGGAGGAGACAGCCCATTCCCAACACCGAAGCCAAGCAAGCTTCTTGAAGCCATCCTTGATTTAGCAGTGAGCACGGATGCGACGGTACTCGATAGCTTCGCTGGGTCTGGTACAACTGCGCATGCGGTTTTGAAGGCTAATAAGCTCGATGGGGGCTCTCGGCGCTTCATACTTGTGGAAATGGAAGACTATTCGGACACGCTGACAGCAGAGCGCGTGCGCCGGGTCATTAACGGATACGCGTTCAAGGGAACGCAGAAGACGGAGCTTCTCCGGGAGCGGATCAACTGGCGGACGCTGGAGAAGCCGAACGCGCTGACGGACAAGGTGCAGGCCATTGAGAACCTGCATGGACACGAGTTCGACCGGATCAAGAAGGAAATCAAGGATTCGGAACTGGTCGTGACGGGCGAGAAGGCATTTGCCGAACGCGCCGAAGGACTCGGCGGTGAGTTCACCTATTGCACCTTGGGTCCGGCGGTTGAGCTGGACAAAATCCTGACTGGGGAAACCCTTCCGGACTTCGCTGCACTGGGTGCGGTGCTGTTCCATACCGCCACCAATCACGCCTTCAATCCGGCGTCGGCGGACTTCGAGAAGGGCTATCTCGGCACCAGCAGCGGCCAGCATGTCTGGCTGATCTACAGGCCGGATCTCGAATGGCTGAAATCCCCGGAGGCGGCGCTGACGCTTTCCAAGGCTCGCGAGTTCGTGGCTGCGCATCCGGGAGACAGACACCTCGTATTCGCACCCGCCCGGTATGTCTCCCAAAAGCTGTTGGCGGAAGAGAACCTTCCGGTGGAGTTTGTGCCCTTGCCCTTCGCCCTCTACCGCATTGAACGGAGCTGA
- a CDS encoding methyl-accepting chemotaxis protein has product MTISQKVKSIGFRTTGGMALLLISVVLVAVVGIRGMGSLTGAVSQTVDTSKVLIGANKAEGAIIQYLVSKDPKWIDEAVGALDTAQSKLNMLALSMNEKAELSSGIAKTADAVKALAASQDAVQKAGVALRDAAGSMVTLAEQTEKTSQDIANQAETNSNNALVTLNSIRILIQNASTFSEGTNAVELALVRASGQGGQISTDQLKAPMARAEAGLAEVVKLGGTPDIQPIISNLAETFSDIESAIAKDNGAALVSTQDFALFSKISTITQALDEALRKSAETELAAKSEKDKARSKARIISGTARNFSNVLKETLAQVERYRVQPSPESVEVIAAGLKKAEALGTMLSKTSGTDVTANLAQLRQSFDAMKTNLTTSDQQASLVVSTLQSVTDGIVKIAGEIASRSERQGSQGTSWMWGAGLFSLVLAMAIALFMVRSVARPMMQVAQAMARLARGETDTQLKLAKTDNEIGEMIGALQVFQQNDRARIHAEAEANRERQQAEHMQREREAERMTEAQAMEHAFRQISTGLDALSKGDLTARIGAVDPRYDRIRDHFNSAVSTLEQAIDAVIQSVGTIQSGLFEISSASNDLARRTEQQAASLEETVAALGEVASGINGTADGASHAQKTVSLAKTNAENGGGVVERAISAMSEIQGSSAKIGNIIGVIDEIAFQTNLLALNAGVEAARAGEAGKGFAVVAQEVRELAQRSAGAAREIKALISTSSAQVTTGVQLVDETGMSLKDICEQVGGISAIIDRIATAAREQAVSLREVSAAGDAMDKVTQQNAAMVEETTAAAQTLVHETERLAQMVGQFATTRSVRGGMHAAAA; this is encoded by the coding sequence ATGACAATATCCCAAAAGGTGAAGTCCATCGGTTTCAGGACGACGGGTGGTATGGCGTTGCTGCTGATATCTGTCGTGTTGGTCGCCGTTGTGGGTATCCGGGGGATGGGAAGCCTGACGGGTGCTGTATCCCAGACAGTGGATACCTCGAAGGTTTTGATCGGCGCGAACAAGGCAGAAGGCGCGATCATCCAGTATCTTGTCAGCAAGGATCCCAAATGGATTGACGAGGCTGTCGGTGCTCTCGATACGGCGCAATCGAAGCTGAACATGCTTGCTCTTTCCATGAACGAAAAGGCTGAGCTTTCCAGCGGCATCGCCAAGACGGCTGACGCGGTGAAAGCTCTGGCTGCCTCGCAGGATGCTGTTCAGAAGGCCGGTGTGGCTTTGCGCGATGCGGCGGGCAGCATGGTGACGCTCGCCGAGCAGACGGAAAAAACGTCTCAGGATATCGCTAACCAGGCGGAGACCAATTCCAACAATGCGCTGGTGACACTCAACAGCATTCGCATTCTGATTCAGAACGCCAGCACCTTCAGTGAAGGCACCAATGCAGTCGAGCTTGCGCTGGTTCGCGCCTCGGGGCAGGGCGGTCAGATTTCGACCGATCAGCTTAAGGCGCCGATGGCGCGGGCCGAGGCGGGTTTGGCTGAAGTCGTGAAACTCGGTGGGACACCGGACATCCAGCCAATCATCAGCAATCTGGCAGAAACATTCTCGGATATCGAGAGTGCGATTGCCAAAGACAATGGTGCCGCGCTGGTCTCGACGCAGGACTTTGCGCTGTTCTCGAAAATCTCCACCATCACCCAGGCGCTCGACGAAGCGCTGCGCAAATCCGCCGAGACCGAACTTGCCGCCAAAAGCGAGAAGGACAAGGCCCGCTCCAAGGCACGCATCATTTCCGGCACGGCGCGCAATTTCAGCAACGTCTTGAAGGAGACGCTTGCCCAGGTCGAACGTTATCGCGTCCAGCCGTCGCCAGAGTCCGTGGAGGTGATTGCGGCTGGCCTGAAGAAGGCCGAAGCGCTGGGCACCATGCTATCGAAAACCTCCGGGACCGACGTGACGGCCAATCTCGCGCAACTCCGTCAGTCCTTCGACGCGATGAAGACCAATCTAACCACATCCGACCAGCAGGCGTCGCTGGTCGTTTCCACATTGCAAAGCGTCACCGATGGCATCGTGAAGATCGCCGGCGAAATTGCCTCGAGATCGGAGCGTCAGGGCAGCCAGGGCACATCATGGATGTGGGGTGCGGGCCTGTTCAGCCTTGTCTTGGCGATGGCGATCGCGCTCTTCATGGTGCGCTCCGTAGCGCGGCCGATGATGCAAGTGGCGCAGGCCATGGCACGGCTTGCACGGGGAGAGACCGACACCCAGCTGAAGCTTGCCAAGACCGATAATGAAATCGGCGAGATGATCGGCGCGCTGCAGGTGTTCCAGCAAAATGACCGTGCCCGTATCCATGCCGAGGCCGAAGCCAATCGGGAGAGACAGCAGGCCGAGCACATGCAGCGTGAACGCGAGGCTGAACGCATGACGGAAGCGCAGGCGATGGAGCATGCCTTTCGCCAGATATCCACGGGGCTTGATGCGCTTTCCAAGGGTGATCTCACGGCGCGCATCGGCGCAGTCGATCCACGCTACGATCGGATCAGAGACCATTTCAACAGCGCGGTTTCCACCCTTGAGCAGGCAATCGACGCGGTGATTCAAAGCGTCGGCACCATTCAATCGGGTCTGTTTGAAATCTCAAGTGCGTCCAACGATCTTGCCCGCCGCACGGAGCAGCAGGCCGCGTCACTTGAAGAAACGGTTGCAGCCCTCGGTGAAGTGGCGAGTGGCATCAACGGAACAGCTGATGGTGCAAGCCATGCCCAAAAGACCGTATCTCTGGCAAAAACCAATGCGGAAAATGGCGGTGGTGTGGTGGAACGCGCCATCAGTGCGATGAGCGAAATTCAGGGATCTTCCGCAAAAATCGGCAACATCATCGGCGTGATTGACGAAATCGCATTCCAGACGAACCTGTTGGCGCTGAATGCCGGGGTTGAGGCGGCCCGCGCTGGAGAGGCCGGCAAAGGTTTTGCTGTCGTCGCTCAGGAAGTGCGCGAACTGGCGCAGAGATCGGCCGGTGCCGCACGCGAGATCAAGGCTCTGATCTCCACATCGTCAGCCCAGGTCACGACAGGCGTTCAGCTCGTCGACGAAACGGGGATGTCGCTGAAAGATATCTGCGAGCAGGTGGGTGGCATCAGCGCCATCATCGACAGGATTGCCACTGCAGCGCGCGAACAGGCGGTGAGCCTGCGCGAAGTCTCCGCGGCTGGCGATGCCATGGACAAGGTGACCCAGCAGAACGCGGCGATGGTTGAGGAGACGACCGCGGCAGCGCAAACCCTGGTGCATGAGACCGAAAGACTGGCGCAGATGGTGGGGCAATTCGCCACGACACGGTCCGTGAGGGGCGGTATGCATGCCGCGGCAGCTTAA
- a CDS encoding DEAD/DEAH box helicase has product MLRELDYQKRVLETLDAYLDILGQEKASADEVAELLAAKPHLKMAAPDFAGAAWQRLKADGKLPASRSSIPFSPRVDGIGRTVPNVVFKIPTGGGKTFLAANALSRIFGRFLNRNTGFVLWIVPNEAIYSQTLKRLKDRQDPYRQVLDRAAAGRVKIMEKSDRLDARDVEGQLCVMLLMLQSANRETKDTLKMFRDRGDVAGFTPPEGDQKAHAELIKAVGNLDCYDDLFPMVKDSLGNALRIIRPVVVLDEGHKAVSDLAFKTLYGFNPRFVLELTATPHDVQPRGGNDPREGRYSNVLVEVTGVELDREGMIKMPLNLIAKQGTDWKSTLNESLKQLNLLDAKAAQLRADTGRYIRPIMLVQVERTGKDQRNAEFIHSDDVKEWLLTAGFDEAEIAIKTAETNDLNQPENLDLLAPTNRVRAIITKSALQEGWDCPFAYVLCSLAASSNLNAMTQLVGRILRQPAAMKTEIAELDECFVVTHHAGTGDVVNAIKKALEGDGLGDLVLRVVQTDATTTAKASRTIQRRKEFASTDIYLPLVLHVDGEHVRPLDYETDILASLDWRGFDPKSIAAGIPDNAHRPEGQIQRISLTNTSEHFKAERVAAAAESLIFDPAYAVRMVSDLVPNPFVARSIVGKLLDALHERGFTAERIGELAGLIVEEMRRKLDAARTGLAEGLFREMVRTGRIQFRLRLDSKNWRMPFEFDIPEPASMQHLPRSDGSPLEKSLFSPVFANELNGDEQQVAVYLDEDKALKWWHRNVARTQYGLQGWKRGKVYPDFVFAANRDNGGARITVLETKGDQLDNNLDTAYKRELLRLLSENFAWDATVPAGQLQLVQNDGATVECTLILMSERKEKLPEYLKGS; this is encoded by the coding sequence ATGCTTCGCGAACTGGATTATCAAAAGCGTGTTCTGGAGACGCTGGACGCCTATCTCGACATTCTGGGGCAGGAGAAGGCCAGCGCGGATGAGGTGGCCGAGCTTCTGGCCGCCAAGCCTCACCTGAAGATGGCCGCGCCGGACTTTGCAGGCGCCGCGTGGCAAAGACTGAAGGCTGATGGCAAGCTGCCTGCCTCGCGCTCCTCCATTCCTTTCTCTCCTCGCGTCGATGGCATTGGCCGAACTGTGCCGAACGTCGTCTTCAAGATTCCCACGGGCGGCGGCAAGACCTTCCTGGCGGCCAATGCACTTTCCCGGATCTTCGGGCGGTTCCTGAACCGCAATACAGGGTTCGTGCTGTGGATCGTGCCGAACGAGGCGATCTACAGCCAGACCCTGAAGCGGCTGAAGGACCGGCAGGACCCCTATCGTCAGGTTCTCGACCGCGCCGCTGCGGGGCGGGTGAAGATCATGGAGAAGTCCGATCGGCTCGACGCCCGCGATGTCGAAGGCCAGCTTTGCGTGATGCTGTTGATGCTTCAGTCCGCGAACCGCGAGACGAAGGATACGCTGAAGATGTTCCGGGACCGAGGAGACGTTGCGGGATTCACGCCTCCGGAGGGCGACCAGAAGGCGCATGCCGAACTAATCAAGGCGGTTGGCAACCTTGATTGCTATGATGATCTGTTTCCAATGGTGAAGGATTCGCTGGGCAATGCTCTTCGCATCATCCGCCCGGTCGTCGTTCTGGATGAAGGACACAAGGCGGTTTCCGACCTTGCCTTCAAAACTCTCTATGGATTCAACCCGCGCTTCGTTCTGGAACTGACGGCGACACCGCACGACGTGCAGCCGCGTGGCGGGAATGACCCCAGAGAGGGCCGCTATTCGAATGTGCTGGTGGAGGTGACAGGCGTGGAGCTTGATCGGGAAGGCATGATCAAGATGCCTCTCAATCTGATTGCCAAGCAGGGCACGGACTGGAAGAGCACGCTGAACGAATCCCTGAAGCAGCTCAACCTACTCGACGCGAAGGCGGCGCAGTTGCGGGCCGACACCGGACGGTACATTCGTCCCATCATGTTGGTGCAGGTCGAGCGCACGGGCAAAGATCAGCGCAACGCCGAATTCATCCACTCCGATGATGTGAAGGAATGGCTGCTGACGGCAGGATTCGACGAAGCCGAAATCGCCATCAAGACGGCGGAGACGAACGACCTCAATCAGCCGGAGAATCTCGACCTACTGGCACCCACCAACCGGGTGCGCGCCATCATCACCAAGTCGGCCCTTCAGGAAGGCTGGGACTGCCCCTTTGCCTATGTTCTCTGCTCACTGGCGGCGAGTTCCAACCTGAATGCCATGACGCAGCTAGTGGGGCGCATTCTGCGCCAGCCGGCTGCGATGAAAACCGAGATTGCCGAACTGGACGAGTGCTTCGTCGTGACCCATCACGCAGGGACGGGCGACGTCGTGAATGCAATCAAGAAGGCACTGGAAGGCGATGGCCTCGGCGATCTGGTTTTGCGGGTGGTTCAAACCGACGCTACGACGACCGCAAAGGCAAGCCGTACCATTCAACGCCGCAAGGAATTCGCATCCACGGACATTTATCTGCCGCTGGTGCTGCATGTGGATGGTGAGCATGTCCGTCCGCTCGATTACGAGACGGACATTCTCGCCAGCCTGGACTGGCGTGGCTTCGATCCCAAATCTATTGCAGCAGGGATTCCCGACAATGCGCATCGCCCGGAAGGCCAGATACAGCGTATCAGCCTCACCAATACCAGCGAGCATTTCAAGGCTGAACGTGTTGCGGCGGCTGCCGAAAGCTTGATCTTCGATCCAGCCTATGCCGTTCGAATGGTTTCCGATCTCGTGCCCAATCCTTTCGTCGCACGATCCATCGTCGGCAAGCTTCTCGACGCGCTTCATGAGCGTGGCTTCACCGCTGAGAGGATCGGCGAACTGGCCGGGCTGATCGTTGAAGAGATGCGCCGAAAGCTCGACGCCGCGCGCACAGGACTCGCGGAAGGCTTGTTCCGGGAGATGGTCAGGACTGGAAGGATTCAGTTCCGACTTCGTCTCGACAGCAAGAACTGGCGCATGCCTTTTGAATTCGACATTCCTGAGCCTGCGAGCATGCAACACCTTCCCCGCAGTGACGGCAGCCCTCTGGAGAAGAGCCTGTTCTCTCCAGTGTTCGCCAACGAACTGAACGGTGACGAACAACAAGTTGCCGTTTACCTGGACGAAGACAAGGCGCTGAAGTGGTGGCACCGCAACGTCGCCCGCACTCAGTACGGCCTGCAAGGCTGGAAGCGTGGCAAGGTCTATCCGGACTTTGTCTTCGCCGCCAATCGCGACAACGGTGGTGCCCGCATCACCGTGCTGGAGACGAAGGGCGATCAGTTGGACAACAACCTCGACACTGCCTACAAGCGCGAGCTTCTCAGGCTTTTATCGGAGAACTTCGCATGGGACGCGACTGTTCCCGCAGGGCAGCTTCAGCTTGTCCAGAATGACGGCGCGACGGTTGAGTGTACTCTGATCCTCATGAGCGAAAGGAAGGAGAAGCTGCCGGAATATCTCAAGGGCAGCTAG
- a CDS encoding glycoside hydrolase family 15 protein codes for MDEEALLDLSANRNETLLSSGMRSHLMDYRMDVRTPSEVESHSLSKDETASRPVPRPISDHGIVGDLATLALIAKDGAIDFMCWPNFDSPTIFAGLLDPDRGGLFEILPDIPDVRIVQHYRPDTNVLVTRWMGENASAELTDFMAVREDSASTSTKLVRRLKVTRGTVAITLRCAPRFDYARQKETAEIDGHTALWRPKHCDGIRLTSNLALQPLDGDVICKAKLTAGETGDFVLTGADEEPMDLADVAGFEDATIQYWQDWAAQSSYRGRWREMVTRSALTLKLMTSRRHGSIIAAGTFGLPEAPGGIRNWDYRATWIRDASFTVYALMRLGYQQEAQDFTSWIGKRAMRCGTNGKLDIMYAVDGSTVADEVSLDHLSGYGGARPVRIGNGAAKQVQLDIYGELMDAVYLSNKYGHAISHDGWNGVRDIINYVCEHWEEPDAGIWEMRRGPQHFLHSRLMCWVAVDRAIRLASKRSLAAPFSRWIDVRNNICEDIWANFWNEEKGHFVQTKGGDTLDASLLLMPLVRFVSATDPRWLATLDAIGDTLADDGLVHRYKSEDGLSGQEGSFSACSFWYAECLARAGDLKKARATFEALLNYANHLGLYAEEFDHRGELLGNFPQAFTHLAMISAAFYLDRELDGKSPQQWRP; via the coding sequence GTGGATGAAGAAGCACTGCTCGACCTTTCGGCAAATCGAAACGAGACGCTTCTTTCGTCCGGCATGCGATCACACTTGATGGATTATCGAATGGACGTCCGCACTCCCTCTGAAGTCGAAAGCCATAGTCTCTCAAAAGATGAGACCGCCAGCAGGCCCGTCCCGCGGCCTATCTCAGATCACGGTATCGTCGGCGATCTAGCGACGCTAGCGCTTATTGCCAAAGACGGTGCGATCGATTTCATGTGTTGGCCAAATTTCGATAGCCCAACCATCTTTGCCGGTCTGCTCGATCCGGACCGAGGTGGTCTCTTTGAAATCCTGCCGGATATTCCCGATGTTCGGATCGTGCAGCATTACCGGCCAGACACCAATGTGCTGGTCACTCGCTGGATGGGCGAGAATGCCAGCGCCGAACTCACGGACTTCATGGCCGTCAGGGAAGACAGTGCCTCAACCTCAACGAAATTGGTGCGGCGACTGAAAGTGACGCGCGGGACGGTCGCGATCACATTACGCTGTGCGCCTCGGTTCGACTATGCAAGGCAGAAGGAAACTGCCGAGATCGATGGGCACACCGCGCTGTGGCGGCCCAAGCACTGCGACGGGATCAGGCTCACGTCCAATCTCGCGCTTCAGCCGCTCGATGGCGACGTGATCTGCAAGGCGAAGCTGACCGCCGGAGAAACAGGCGATTTCGTTCTAACCGGGGCCGACGAAGAGCCAATGGACTTGGCAGACGTCGCAGGGTTTGAGGACGCGACAATCCAGTATTGGCAGGATTGGGCTGCTCAATCGTCCTATCGTGGTCGGTGGCGCGAAATGGTGACCCGCTCTGCCCTGACGCTGAAATTGATGACGTCACGCCGACACGGGTCGATCATCGCCGCCGGAACCTTCGGGCTACCAGAGGCGCCTGGCGGAATTCGAAACTGGGACTACCGCGCCACATGGATCCGCGACGCATCCTTTACGGTCTATGCTTTGATGCGGCTTGGCTATCAGCAGGAGGCGCAAGACTTCACGTCCTGGATCGGCAAACGCGCAATGCGATGCGGTACAAATGGAAAGCTCGACATCATGTATGCCGTCGACGGGAGCACGGTCGCGGATGAGGTGTCTCTCGATCACTTAAGCGGATATGGCGGAGCGCGACCCGTGCGGATCGGAAACGGCGCGGCGAAACAGGTGCAACTCGATATCTATGGCGAGTTGATGGATGCCGTCTATCTCAGCAACAAATATGGCCACGCCATTTCTCATGATGGCTGGAACGGGGTGCGAGACATCATCAACTATGTTTGCGAACATTGGGAGGAGCCTGATGCCGGCATCTGGGAAATGCGGCGCGGTCCCCAGCATTTCCTGCATTCTCGCCTCATGTGCTGGGTGGCAGTCGACCGCGCTATTCGCCTGGCGAGCAAGCGATCGCTCGCGGCACCCTTCAGCCGGTGGATCGATGTTAGAAACAATATCTGTGAGGACATCTGGGCAAACTTCTGGAACGAGGAAAAAGGACACTTCGTCCAGACCAAGGGTGGCGACACCCTAGACGCTTCGCTGCTGCTGATGCCGCTTGTGAGGTTCGTAAGCGCCACGGATCCGCGCTGGTTGGCAACTCTGGACGCGATCGGTGACACGCTTGCCGATGACGGCCTTGTTCATCGCTATAAGAGCGAAGATGGGTTGAGCGGTCAGGAAGGGTCGTTCTCTGCCTGCTCGTTCTGGTATGCCGAATGCCTTGCAAGGGCCGGTGATTTGAAGAAAGCGCGTGCGACCTTCGAAGCACTGTTGAATTATGCCAACCACCTGGGCCTCTACGCAGAAGAGTTCGATCACCGTGGTGAATTGCTCGGAAACTTCCCGCAGGCGTTTACGCATCTGGCCATGATTAGCGCAGCCTTTTACCTAGACAGAGAGCTTGACGGCAAAAGCCCTCAGCAATGGCGTCCTTGA
- a CDS encoding IS5 family transposase (programmed frameshift) encodes MAMRRHELSYEEWAIIAPLLPNNSRGIERVDDRRVINGILWRFRTGSCWRDVPELYGPRTTLYNRFCRWRKAGVWDRLLDAVSKRYDGDIVMIDSSCVRVHQHGANAKKGISADPCMGRSRDGPTTKIHALVDADGRPVRLELTAGQAADAPVAEKLLSDLRPGATILADKAYDTDAIRNFAKQSKCWATIPAKANRKQTLSFSRWVYRQRNLVERFFNRIKQMRGLATRYDRRADHYMAALKLAATRIWIASTNESVD; translated from the exons ATTGCCATGCGCCGTCACGAATTGAGCTACGAAGAATGGGCTATCATTGCACCTCTTTTGCCGAACAATAGCCGTGGAATTGAGCGTGTCGACGACCGCCGGGTGATCAACGGCATCCTGTGGCGTTTCAGGACTGGTTCGTGTTGGCGAGATGTGCCGGAGCTTTATGGCCCGCGCACGACGCTTTACAATCGGTTCTGCCGCTGGCGCAAGGCGGGCGTCTGGGATCGTCTTCTGGACGCCGTTTCGAAGCGTTACGATGGAGACATCGTGATGATCGACAGCTCTTGTGTACGCGTTCACCAGCATGGTGCCAACGCTAAAAAGGGGAT ATCTGCCGATCCTTGCATGGGACGTTCACGCGATGGCCCGACAACCAAGATCCACGCCCTTGTCGATGCAGATGGTAGACCGGTTCGGTTGGAACTCACCGCCGGCCAAGCCGCCGACGCACCGGTGGCTGAAAAGCTGTTGAGCGATCTGCGGCCTGGCGCGACGATCCTCGCCGACAAGGCATATGACACCGACGCAATTCGAAACTTCGCCAAGCAAAGCAAATGCTGGGCGACTATCCCTGCAAAGGCCAATCGAAAGCAGACACTCAGCTTCAGCCGCTGGGTCTACCGTCAGCGCAATCTCGTGGAACGGTTCTTCAACCGTATCAAGCAGATGCGAGGCCTCGCGACGCGATATGACCGACGCGCTGATCATTACATGGCCGCCCTCAAGCTTGCCGCGACAAGGATATGGATCGCCTCAACTAATGAGTCCGTGGACTAG